From Deltaproteobacteria bacterium, one genomic window encodes:
- the pyrE gene encoding orotate phosphoribosyltransferase: MNERTRLLELLKTRSYERRKVKLASGAESDFYIDCKRVTLDAEGSALVGAELLKKIREETPGVQAVGGPTLGADPIATAVSLTSFLKGSPMPAYIVRKEPKGHGTGQWIEGTENIPAGAKVVLVEDVVTSGSSSLKAIRHVRDAGYSVNDVYVLVDREEGGRENLAREGVTLHALYRKGDFVS; the protein is encoded by the coding sequence TTGAACGAACGCACACGGTTGCTGGAACTGCTGAAAACCCGGTCTTACGAACGCCGGAAGGTCAAACTCGCCTCCGGGGCGGAAAGCGACTTCTATATCGACTGCAAACGGGTGACTCTGGATGCGGAAGGTTCGGCCCTTGTCGGCGCTGAACTGCTGAAAAAAATCCGTGAAGAGACTCCTGGTGTCCAAGCCGTGGGTGGACCGACACTTGGCGCCGACCCCATCGCCACAGCTGTCAGCCTTACTTCGTTCCTCAAAGGCAGCCCCATGCCCGCCTATATCGTCCGGAAAGAGCCCAAGGGCCACGGGACCGGGCAGTGGATAGAAGGCACCGAAAACATTCCCGCCGGTGCCAAGGTTGTTCTGGTGGAGGACGTGGTCACTTCCGGCAGTTCCTCCCTGAAGGCCATCAGGCATGTCCGCGATGCGGGATATTCGGTCAACGATGTCTATGTACTCGTGGATCGTGAAGAAGGCGGCCGCGAAAACCTCGCCCGCGAGGGAGTAACCCTGCACGCACTCTATCGCAAGGGGGATTTTGTCTCGTGA
- a CDS encoding phosphoribosylaminoimidazolesuccinocarboxamide synthase has protein sequence MSNGGILPGAAAELPKGLRRGAKFYEGKAKILFRTNDRKFVIQYFKDDATAFNAQKRGTIVNKGVMNNEISSLIFAWLAKNGVQSHFTGRLSEREMLVKSLDIVPVEVVMRNIVAGSLSKRMGIPEGQPLKRPILEYYYKKDELGDPPINRDHALVFGLATAKELDQIDRTAHKVNLLLLRLFRSIGIKLVDFKLEFGRHGGKILLGDEITPDGCRLWDTKTNEKMDKDRFRRDLGKIEESYEEVLRRVREKIGPRPVRKGRKQ, from the coding sequence ATGAGCAACGGCGGCATTCTTCCCGGCGCGGCGGCAGAGCTCCCCAAAGGTCTCCGGCGCGGCGCCAAATTCTATGAGGGCAAGGCGAAAATCCTGTTCCGGACCAATGACCGGAAGTTCGTCATCCAGTATTTCAAGGATGATGCCACCGCCTTCAATGCCCAGAAGCGCGGAACCATTGTGAACAAGGGCGTAATGAACAATGAAATCTCGTCGCTCATCTTTGCCTGGCTGGCGAAAAATGGCGTGCAGTCCCATTTCACCGGCCGCCTGTCGGAACGGGAAATGCTGGTGAAATCCCTCGACATCGTTCCGGTCGAGGTCGTCATGCGTAATATCGTGGCCGGCTCCCTTTCCAAGCGCATGGGGATTCCGGAAGGCCAGCCCCTGAAACGGCCTATTCTTGAGTACTATTACAAGAAGGACGAACTGGGTGATCCACCCATCAACCGCGACCATGCGCTGGTATTCGGGCTTGCCACAGCGAAAGAACTGGACCAGATCGACCGGACAGCACACAAGGTGAACCTGCTTCTTCTCAGGCTGTTCCGGTCCATCGGGATCAAACTTGTCGACTTCAAGCTGGAGTTTGGACGGCACGGCGGAAAAATCCTGCTCGGCGATGAAATCACGCCGGACGGATGCCGTCTCTGGGATACAAAAACCAACGAAAAGATGGACAAGGACCGGTTTCGCCGTGACCTTGGAAAGATCGAGGAATCCTATGAGGAAGTCCTCCGGCGGGTCCGCGAAAAAATCGGCCCCAGGCCAGTCCGGAAGGGAAGGAAGCAGTGA
- the purS gene encoding phosphoribosylformylglycinamidine synthase subunit PurS, with protein sequence MKARVFVTVRKDVLDPQGKAVERALHQSGFSAAGNVRIGKVIEMNLDATRGLTPQQAEAELKKMCEKFLANTVIEDYRVEIEP encoded by the coding sequence GTGAAAGCACGAGTTTTCGTTACCGTCCGGAAGGATGTACTGGACCCCCAGGGGAAAGCCGTCGAACGTGCCCTGCATCAGAGCGGTTTTTCGGCTGCCGGTAACGTCCGGATCGGCAAGGTGATCGAGATGAATCTCGATGCCACCAGGGGTCTTACCCCCCAGCAGGCAGAGGCAGAACTGAAGAAGATGTGCGAGAAGTTCCTGGCCAATACGGTGATTGAAGACTACCGCGTGGAGATCGAACCCTGA
- a CDS encoding adenylosuccinate lyase, with product MIPRYARKEMTRIWSDETRYDYWLKVEILATEAQSKLGLVPPEAVEAIRRKARYDIARIQEIEAQTKHDVIAFVSAVAENIGPEGRYLHLGMTSSDVLDTALACQIRDAGILLLQDIEDLMEAIKRRAYEHKDTVMIGRSHGIHAEPTTFGLMLATFYEEFRRHRQRLYWALQRVAVGKMSGAVGTFANIDPSVEWHVCKSLGLAPDPVSTQIVNRDRHAEFFTVMALIASSIERLATEIRHLQRTEVYEAEEYFSPGQKGSSAMPHKRNPVLTENLTGLARLVRSMAFPALENVALWHERDISHSSVERNIGPDATVTLDFALARLTSVIEKLLVYPENMRKNLERLGGLHNSQRVLLKLVESGFSREKAYEIVQRAAMKIWTGGAKDFRTELLNEPAIRETLGEKGIDGCLDIAYHLKHVGTIFRRVFERDRLQ from the coding sequence GTGATCCCCCGCTACGCCCGCAAGGAGATGACCCGTATCTGGTCCGACGAGACCCGTTACGACTACTGGCTCAAGGTCGAAATCCTGGCGACGGAGGCCCAGTCGAAGCTGGGACTGGTGCCCCCCGAAGCAGTCGAAGCAATCCGCCGGAAGGCCCGTTACGACATCGCCCGCATTCAGGAAATCGAGGCCCAGACCAAGCACGACGTCATTGCATTTGTCAGTGCCGTGGCCGAGAACATAGGCCCGGAAGGCCGCTACCTCCACCTGGGAATGACCAGCTCGGACGTGCTTGATACCGCCCTCGCCTGCCAGATCCGCGATGCAGGGATACTGCTTCTGCAGGATATCGAGGATCTCATGGAGGCGATCAAGCGCCGGGCCTATGAGCACAAGGATACGGTGATGATCGGCCGGTCCCACGGTATCCATGCCGAACCGACAACCTTCGGCCTCATGCTCGCAACCTTTTACGAGGAATTCCGGCGGCACCGGCAGCGGCTCTATTGGGCGCTCCAACGTGTGGCAGTGGGCAAGATGTCCGGAGCCGTGGGGACATTCGCCAACATTGATCCCTCCGTGGAGTGGCATGTTTGCAAGAGCCTTGGCCTCGCCCCCGATCCGGTTTCCACGCAGATCGTGAACCGGGACCGGCACGCGGAGTTTTTCACGGTAATGGCGCTGATCGCCTCGAGCATCGAACGGCTGGCAACCGAAATCCGTCATCTCCAGCGGACAGAAGTTTACGAGGCCGAGGAATATTTCAGCCCTGGCCAGAAGGGCTCCAGCGCCATGCCGCACAAGCGCAACCCGGTTCTGACCGAGAACCTGACCGGCCTTGCGCGTCTCGTCCGGTCGATGGCTTTCCCGGCTCTTGAGAATGTCGCGCTCTGGCACGAACGGGACATCTCCCATTCATCCGTGGAACGGAATATCGGCCCCGATGCCACGGTCACACTCGACTTCGCCCTGGCCCGGCTTACCAGCGTCATTGAGAAACTGCTTGTGTACCCCGAGAACATGAGGAAGAACCTGGAACGTCTCGGCGGGTTGCATAATTCCCAGCGGGTACTGCTGAAGCTGGTCGAGTCCGGCTTCAGCCGGGAGAAGGCCTACGAGATCGTCCAGCGGGCCGCCATGAAGATATGGACCGGCGGGGCGAAGGACTTCCGGACTGAACTCCTCAACGAGCCCGCCATCAGGGAAACACTGGGGGAAAAGGGCATAGACGGCTGTCTCGACATAGCCTATCACCTCAAGCACGTAGGCACCATTTTCCGGCGCGTCTTTGAGCGCGACCGTCTCCAGTAA
- the pilQ gene encoding type IV pilus secretin PilQ — MQSATGLKRRTRRIAAIAAAVSLLPLLNLSAREQVPGNWVAQADVSGFATAVTGFRVEQRGDFSDIVIDTNGREIEFDNYPLDSPPRLVIDVRNVRNESGLTSVDPGPSKLISSIRVVDSPDRVRIIVELTAEDFEPAATARGGKILISLAAGGVVPQLPSDFTAPPVAAAPVPEAPVADELPPPPPEPEALPAVPAEVAQVDIPPEPEALPAATPSELPPPPPAPAETAAAEELIEVEPELPAAPPPPPAPAPVVAAPPPPPAAPVYPKVTAVTIQTKGDQVSVTIKAEKIVTPDVSKPAPDEIEVRMVGVEMPPELVSVQVVDDATSTISKVTSIADTTNIQPMTRVKIALRSPVDHTVATDPKAGTVAIRLPSKLPSAKPAAVVAAAPAAQAAPAPVKAADLEQADTGMAVQSHSVVEASASTVAGGGRRLATAAAEGYTGTRMSLEFREADIRDVLSLIAEVAQLNLIASPEVKGNISIVLKNVPWDQALDIILETNGLGRRRVGNVIRIAPKKDLQVEEEARLAAIQQQEQLEPLQFQIIPVNYADAGELSERVKQIMTPRGTVSVDTRSNSLLVQDTQRAIDKIVQTVRALDTQTGQILLEARVVTTTLDFQREFGIQWGGRFLASPNTGNSFGDSVFRNNFLVDLPVTAVGQRSGQSIGFSFGTLSESFNLDVVLSAFEQTGQSRIIATPRISVIDNNQAEIKTGVSVPITTFRGGSITTTFVDATLGIKVTPQITSDKSVILKLEISDNQINPGIPTAFGNPAINKNEAKSQLLVRDGQTAVIGGVARYTGGFGEIGIPYLSKIPLLGYLFRTNRYSDQRTELLFFITPTILME; from the coding sequence GCCGGGAAATCGAGTTTGATAACTACCCGCTTGACAGCCCGCCCCGCCTGGTCATCGATGTCCGCAATGTGCGAAATGAATCGGGTCTTACGAGCGTTGATCCCGGGCCGAGCAAGCTCATCTCCAGCATTCGCGTTGTGGATAGTCCTGATCGGGTCCGGATAATTGTCGAGCTGACAGCCGAGGATTTTGAACCAGCAGCCACCGCTCGAGGCGGCAAAATACTGATCAGTCTTGCCGCTGGCGGTGTGGTGCCGCAGTTGCCCTCCGATTTCACGGCTCCGCCGGTGGCGGCTGCACCCGTTCCGGAGGCCCCGGTTGCTGACGAGTTGCCGCCGCCTCCCCCGGAACCCGAAGCACTCCCGGCAGTCCCTGCAGAGGTGGCTCAGGTCGATATACCTCCGGAGCCGGAAGCACTTCCGGCGGCTACCCCTTCGGAATTGCCTCCTCCTCCTCCGGCTCCTGCCGAAACCGCTGCGGCGGAAGAGTTGATTGAGGTTGAGCCAGAACTTCCGGCCGCACCGCCACCCCCGCCCGCTCCGGCGCCGGTTGTGGCAGCGCCTCCACCTCCTCCTGCGGCTCCGGTCTACCCGAAAGTCACGGCTGTGACGATCCAGACCAAGGGTGACCAGGTCTCCGTGACGATCAAGGCGGAGAAGATCGTGACTCCGGATGTGTCGAAGCCCGCCCCGGACGAGATTGAAGTCCGGATGGTCGGCGTGGAAATGCCGCCCGAACTGGTGTCCGTTCAGGTTGTAGATGATGCGACTTCGACAATCTCGAAGGTAACGTCCATTGCCGATACCACGAATATCCAGCCGATGACCCGCGTAAAAATTGCGCTGCGTTCGCCGGTTGATCATACCGTTGCAACAGATCCGAAGGCCGGAACGGTAGCAATCCGCCTGCCTTCGAAACTGCCGTCAGCCAAACCGGCGGCGGTCGTGGCTGCGGCACCAGCAGCTCAAGCGGCACCTGCGCCTGTCAAGGCAGCGGATCTGGAGCAGGCCGATACGGGCATGGCAGTCCAGTCGCACAGCGTTGTCGAGGCTTCTGCCTCCACGGTTGCGGGTGGCGGACGTCGCCTGGCTACCGCTGCTGCCGAGGGATATACCGGGACGCGCATGTCGCTGGAGTTCCGGGAGGCCGATATACGCGACGTGCTTTCTCTGATCGCCGAAGTTGCCCAGCTCAACCTGATCGCTTCTCCGGAAGTGAAGGGCAATATCAGCATTGTTCTCAAGAACGTTCCATGGGACCAGGCGCTCGACATCATTCTGGAAACCAATGGTCTCGGCCGCCGCCGGGTGGGGAATGTCATCCGGATCGCGCCCAAGAAGGATCTCCAGGTCGAGGAAGAGGCCCGGCTGGCGGCAATCCAGCAGCAGGAGCAGCTTGAGCCGCTCCAGTTCCAGATCATCCCGGTCAACTATGCGGATGCAGGCGAACTGTCGGAGCGCGTGAAGCAGATCATGACGCCCCGGGGCACTGTCTCCGTTGATACGCGCAGCAACAGCCTGCTCGTGCAGGACACGCAGCGGGCGATCGACAAGATCGTCCAGACCGTGCGGGCTCTCGACACCCAGACAGGCCAGATCCTGCTTGAGGCCCGGGTTGTCACGACGACACTCGACTTCCAGCGCGAGTTTGGCATCCAGTGGGGCGGGCGTTTCCTGGCATCCCCGAACACGGGCAATTCGTTCGGAGATTCCGTGTTCCGCAACAACTTCCTGGTGGACCTGCCCGTGACGGCTGTCGGCCAGCGGTCGGGCCAGTCGATCGGATTCAGCTTCGGCACCCTGTCGGAATCGTTCAATCTGGACGTGGTGCTGTCGGCATTCGAGCAGACCGGCCAGAGCCGTATTATCGCCACGCCCCGGATCAGCGTGATCGACAATAATCAGGCTGAAATCAAGACGGGTGTTTCCGTACCGATCACTACTTTCCGTGGCGGTTCGATCACCACGACCTTCGTGGATGCCACGCTGGGGATCAAGGTGACCCCGCAGATCACCAGCGACAAGTCGGTAATCCTGAAGCTGGAAATCTCGGACAACCAGATCAACCCTGGCATTCCGACCGCATTCGGCAACCCGGCGATCAACAAGAATGAAGCCAAGTCGCAGCTCCTGGTCCGCGACGGGCAGACGGCCGTTATTGGCGGTGTCGCCCGTTATACCGGCGGCTTTGGCGAAATCGGCATTCCCTACCTGAGCAAGATTCCGCTGCTGGGCTATCTGTTCCGGACCAACCGGTACAGCGACCAGCGGACCGAACTGCTCTTCTTCATCACCCCGACTATCCTGATGGAATAA
- the purL gene encoding phosphoribosylformylglycinamidine synthase subunit PurL translates to MADPEITPEIVKEHGLTPDEYQKIIRSLGREPTWPELGVFSVMWSEHCSYKSSRVHLKKFPTSGPRVLQGPGENAGVIDAGDGIALVFKMESHNHPSFIEPYQGAATGVGGILRDVFTMGARPIANLNSLRFGAPDHPKTAHLLSGVVSGIGGYGNCVGVATVGGEVYFNPCYNGNPLVNAFTMGVARTDRIFKGLAEGVGNPVIYVGSKTGRDGIHGATMASESFDETSGERRPTVQVGDPFTEKLLIEACLELMAKDSIVGIQDMGAAGLTSSSVEMASRAGSGLELDIDRIPRRETGMTPYEILLSESQERMLIVARKGREQEVIDIFRRWDLDVEIVGKVTDSGRWVVTENGKPVCDIPVPVLVDDAPVYNRPVTRPPWQDEVQKLDLDSIPLPRNYNDVLLRLLASPNICSREWIWRQYDNYVGKATILPSGSDAALVKLPGVNRAAGLTVNCNSRYCYLDPRTGGAIAVAECARNLVASGCEPVALTDCLNFGNPERPEIMWQFAEAIEGMAEACRVLETPVVSGNVSLYNETLDVGIYPTPSIAMVGLLQDLGHRTVQWFQKPGDRIVLIGRTREELGGSEYLQVIHGLEKGMPPALDLAHEKAVQKAVLEAIRAGLIRSAHDCSEGGLAVALAECGFGDPRQHGERLLGAAIEIEDYIREDALLFGESQSRMVVTVANETDFDRLLAICTRLETGCREIGVVQEGTLVINGLVNVPVKDLYQAWRTPIAKIAGEN, encoded by the coding sequence GTGGCCGATCCCGAAATCACTCCCGAAATCGTGAAGGAACATGGCCTCACGCCGGATGAATACCAGAAGATCATCAGGTCGCTTGGACGCGAACCCACATGGCCCGAACTGGGTGTCTTCAGCGTCATGTGGAGTGAGCACTGCTCCTACAAATCATCCCGCGTCCACCTGAAAAAGTTTCCGACGAGCGGTCCCCGCGTCCTTCAGGGTCCGGGTGAGAATGCCGGCGTGATCGATGCAGGTGATGGCATTGCCCTTGTTTTCAAGATGGAGTCCCACAATCACCCCTCATTTATCGAGCCTTACCAGGGAGCGGCGACGGGGGTGGGGGGTATCCTCCGTGACGTGTTCACGATGGGTGCCCGCCCTATTGCGAACCTCAATTCGCTCAGGTTCGGCGCACCGGATCACCCCAAAACGGCTCATCTTCTTTCCGGTGTTGTCTCCGGGATCGGCGGCTATGGAAACTGTGTCGGCGTGGCAACGGTGGGGGGCGAGGTGTATTTCAACCCCTGTTACAACGGGAACCCTCTCGTAAATGCCTTCACGATGGGCGTTGCCAGAACTGACCGCATCTTCAAGGGGCTGGCCGAGGGCGTCGGCAATCCGGTCATTTATGTTGGCTCCAAGACCGGCCGGGATGGCATCCACGGTGCCACCATGGCTTCTGAATCGTTCGACGAAACGAGCGGCGAGCGCCGCCCCACTGTCCAGGTTGGGGATCCGTTCACCGAGAAACTTCTTATTGAAGCGTGTCTGGAACTGATGGCCAAGGACTCGATCGTCGGGATTCAGGACATGGGTGCGGCTGGGCTCACCAGTTCGTCAGTCGAAATGGCCTCCCGCGCCGGCAGCGGCCTTGAACTCGATATCGACAGGATACCCCGCCGTGAAACCGGCATGACACCTTACGAAATCCTGTTATCGGAATCGCAGGAACGGATGCTGATTGTGGCCCGCAAGGGGCGCGAGCAGGAAGTGATCGATATCTTCCGCCGATGGGATCTCGACGTGGAAATCGTGGGCAAGGTGACCGATTCGGGCCGCTGGGTTGTGACTGAAAATGGCAAGCCTGTCTGCGACATCCCCGTCCCAGTGCTGGTGGACGACGCTCCGGTTTATAACCGTCCGGTCACTCGCCCTCCATGGCAGGATGAAGTCCAGAAACTGGACCTCGATTCAATCCCCCTCCCCCGGAACTACAACGACGTACTGCTCAGGCTGCTGGCTTCACCGAATATCTGTTCACGGGAATGGATCTGGCGGCAGTATGACAACTACGTCGGCAAGGCGACAATCCTTCCTTCCGGTTCTGATGCCGCACTCGTGAAGTTGCCCGGAGTGAACCGGGCCGCCGGCCTGACGGTGAACTGCAATTCACGCTACTGCTACCTGGACCCACGAACGGGCGGAGCCATCGCCGTTGCCGAATGCGCCCGGAATCTTGTTGCCTCTGGCTGCGAACCGGTGGCGCTTACAGACTGTCTCAACTTCGGCAATCCCGAACGGCCCGAGATCATGTGGCAGTTTGCTGAAGCGATCGAAGGGATGGCCGAAGCCTGCCGGGTTCTGGAAACACCAGTAGTGTCGGGCAACGTGTCCCTCTATAACGAAACCCTCGATGTGGGAATTTACCCTACACCGTCCATCGCCATGGTCGGGCTGCTTCAGGATCTTGGACACCGCACCGTACAGTGGTTCCAGAAGCCGGGCGACCGGATAGTCCTGATCGGCCGCACACGGGAAGAACTGGGTGGCTCCGAGTATCTCCAGGTGATCCATGGGCTCGAAAAGGGAATGCCCCCGGCACTCGACCTTGCTCACGAAAAAGCCGTCCAGAAGGCCGTTCTGGAGGCCATACGGGCCGGGCTGATCCGCTCGGCCCATGACTGCTCCGAAGGCGGGCTTGCCGTGGCCCTTGCTGAGTGCGGTTTCGGCGACCCTCGCCAGCACGGCGAGCGGCTTCTCGGAGCAGCGATTGAAATCGAAGACTATATCCGCGAGGACGCCCTCCTGTTCGGCGAATCCCAAAGCCGAATGGTCGTTACCGTGGCCAATGAGACAGATTTCGACCGGTTGCTGGCCATCTGCACCCGGCTGGAAACGGGCTGCCGGGAGATTGGCGTCGTCCAGGAGGGCACACTGGTGATCAATGGACTTGTCAATGTGCCGGTAAAGGATCTGTACCAGGCCTGGCGAACCCCGATTGCAAAGATCGCCGGAGAAAACTAA
- the purQ gene encoding phosphoribosylformylglycinamidine synthase subunit PurQ, with amino-acid sequence MKAAVIQFPGSNDDRDTVNMLQSVYRADARLVWHQETSLGGAELVILPGGFSYGDYLRTGAMAKFSPVMDAVRSHATQGKPVLGICNGFQILCEAGLLPGVLIRNRQLRFICDDVRLRVETTDSPFLGSAKKSQVVSMPIKHGEGNYFADPETLKRLEGEGQVAFRYVDASGQPSPEANPNGSLNNIAGIVSAGRNILGLMPHPEHACENVLGSEGGRVVFDTLMGSR; translated from the coding sequence CTGAAAGCCGCCGTTATCCAGTTCCCCGGCTCCAACGACGACCGGGATACGGTCAACATGCTCCAGTCCGTATACCGCGCCGATGCCCGGCTTGTCTGGCACCAGGAAACCTCGCTCGGAGGTGCAGAGCTGGTCATTCTTCCCGGCGGATTTTCCTATGGCGACTACCTTCGCACCGGAGCAATGGCGAAGTTTTCGCCTGTCATGGATGCTGTCCGGTCCCATGCCACACAGGGGAAACCGGTTCTTGGTATCTGCAACGGGTTTCAGATCCTGTGTGAAGCAGGACTGCTTCCGGGCGTGCTCATACGAAACCGTCAGCTCAGGTTCATCTGTGACGATGTCCGGTTACGCGTGGAGACCACCGACTCGCCATTTCTGGGAAGCGCGAAAAAGAGCCAGGTTGTCTCCATGCCCATCAAGCACGGAGAAGGGAACTACTTCGCCGATCCCGAAACGCTGAAGCGGCTCGAAGGAGAGGGACAGGTGGCTTTCCGCTATGTGGATGCCAGCGGCCAGCCCTCCCCGGAAGCCAATCCGAACGGTTCGCTCAACAACATAGCCGGTATCGTGAGTGCCGGACGGAACATTCTCGGCCTTATGCCCCACCCTGAACACGCCTGCGAAAACGTTCTGGGGTCCGAGGGCGGCCGTGTAGTGTTCGATACCCTGATGGGTTCGAGGTAA
- a CDS encoding amidophosphoribosyltransferase, whose amino-acid sequence MGDHSFHDECGVFGIFGHPESSNIAYLGLYALQHRGQESAGIVSSDGESLHTHRGMGLVADVFNEQTFKNLPGQSAIGHVRYSTTGASHVRNAQPFAMDYRHGAFAMAHNGNIVNDVQLRRELEDSGSIFRTTTDTEIIAHLIAASEAKTTAGRIMEALAQVQGAYSMVFLTETRLIASRDPLGFRPLVLGSLDGAWVVASETCAFDLIGARYEREIEPGETLEITASGLTSYRAPAPAMPRRCIFEYIYFARPDSILFGANVYRVRKSLGSRLAAEQPAKADIVIAVPDSGVPAAMGFSEASGIPYENGLTRNHYVGRTFIEPTQQIRHFGVKIKLNPNRGVLDGKRVVVVDDSIVRGTTSQKLVNLIRHAGATEVHMRISSPPTTGPCFYGVATPTKEELIASSQSAAEICKFIGADSLGYLSIGGLKEAVNQADGGFCDACFSGDYPVTVNNSDRRQMRLFEDISSGSRRWPRGQTAG is encoded by the coding sequence ATGGGCGATCACAGTTTCCACGATGAATGCGGAGTGTTTGGCATCTTCGGACACCCGGAGTCGTCCAACATCGCTTACCTTGGTTTGTACGCGCTCCAGCACCGGGGGCAGGAGTCGGCGGGCATCGTTTCCAGCGATGGCGAATCACTGCATACCCACCGCGGTATGGGCCTTGTCGCGGATGTATTCAACGAACAGACGTTCAAGAATTTGCCCGGCCAGAGTGCCATCGGCCATGTCCGCTACTCGACGACAGGGGCTTCCCATGTCCGGAACGCCCAGCCTTTTGCCATGGACTACCGGCATGGTGCGTTTGCCATGGCCCATAATGGCAACATCGTTAACGATGTCCAGCTCCGCCGCGAACTGGAAGATTCCGGCTCGATTTTCCGTACCACGACTGATACCGAAATCATCGCCCATCTGATCGCAGCCAGTGAGGCCAAAACGACGGCCGGTCGCATCATGGAAGCCCTCGCCCAGGTACAGGGCGCCTACTCGATGGTATTCCTTACCGAAACACGGCTCATTGCCAGCCGGGATCCGCTGGGTTTCCGACCGCTGGTGCTAGGCAGCCTGGATGGGGCATGGGTTGTGGCGAGCGAAACTTGCGCCTTCGACCTCATAGGCGCCCGCTATGAACGTGAGATTGAGCCCGGTGAAACCCTGGAAATCACTGCCAGCGGGCTCACGTCCTACCGGGCTCCCGCCCCGGCCATGCCGCGCCGGTGCATTTTTGAATACATCTATTTTGCCCGGCCCGATTCGATTCTCTTCGGTGCCAATGTCTACCGGGTCCGGAAATCGCTGGGGTCGCGCCTGGCCGCGGAGCAGCCGGCGAAAGCGGATATTGTGATCGCAGTTCCCGATTCAGGAGTTCCGGCGGCAATGGGCTTCTCAGAGGCATCGGGCATTCCCTATGAGAACGGCCTCACCCGGAACCACTACGTCGGCCGTACATTCATCGAGCCGACCCAACAGATCCGCCACTTTGGTGTCAAGATCAAGCTGAACCCGAACCGGGGTGTCCTGGATGGCAAACGGGTGGTGGTGGTGGACGATTCAATCGTACGGGGCACGACATCACAGAAGCTCGTGAACCTGATTCGCCACGCAGGAGCCACCGAAGTCCATATGCGGATATCGTCACCCCCCACGACGGGCCCCTGCTTCTATGGAGTAGCCACGCCAACGAAGGAAGAACTCATCGCCTCAAGCCAGTCAGCCGCCGAGATATGCAAGTTCATCGGCGCTGATTCGCTCGGGTACCTGTCCATCGGCGGCCTCAAGGAGGCTGTTAATCAGGCTGATGGCGGGTTCTGTGATGCCTGCTTCTCAGGTGACTATCCGGTCACGGTTAATAATTCCGACCGCCGGCAGATGCGGCTGTTCGAGGATATCTCTTCCGGCAGCCGACGATGGCCCCGGGGCCAGACCGCTGGTTGA